The following proteins are co-located in the Maridesulfovibrio bastinii DSM 16055 genome:
- a CDS encoding 3D domain-containing protein, producing MAGRLVVLMAFLMLSVLSACSGDDVKTRLVNATAYNSFKWQTSDTPFVGAWGDKLKPGIKAIAVSRDLLKKGLTRGTKVKIEGLKGEYTVLDKMNRRWRNKIDIYFGVDLEAAREWGKRKVEISWTEE from the coding sequence ATGGCCGGAAGATTGGTTGTGCTTATGGCATTCCTGATGCTCTCAGTTCTCAGTGCCTGTTCAGGCGATGATGTAAAAACAAGACTGGTCAATGCAACCGCATATAATTCATTTAAATGGCAGACTTCCGACACTCCTTTTGTGGGCGCATGGGGAGATAAGCTCAAGCCGGGGATAAAAGCTATTGCCGTCTCAAGAGATCTGCTTAAAAAGGGGCTGACTCGGGGTACTAAAGTTAAGATAGAGGGCTTGAAAGGCGAATATACTGTACTTGATAAAATGAATAGACGCTGGAGAAACAAGATTGATATTTATTTCGGTGTCGACCTTGAAGCTGCAAGGGAGTGGGGAAAACGAAAGGTTGAAATCAGCTGGACAGAAGAATAA
- a CDS encoding response regulator, with protein MRFLIADDNRFSMELIKSVLEEYGECVCAEDGVIAVEEFKKSLKDGNPFDLICLDIRMPRMDGQEALCKIREIERKDGASIEHDTVVTMITALDDEMHITEAFLKGNATGYITKPITREKLIDEMTLYGLLC; from the coding sequence ATGAGATTTCTTATCGCAGACGACAACAGATTCAGCATGGAGCTGATAAAGTCAGTTCTGGAAGAATATGGAGAATGCGTCTGTGCAGAAGACGGGGTTATTGCTGTTGAAGAATTTAAAAAATCCCTGAAGGATGGAAATCCTTTTGATCTTATCTGCCTTGATATACGAATGCCGCGTATGGACGGTCAGGAAGCTCTGTGTAAAATCAGAGAAATTGAAAGAAAAGATGGAGCAAGCATTGAGCATGACACGGTTGTAACCATGATAACCGCTCTTGATGACGAGATGCACATCACAGAAGCTTTTTTAAAAGGTAATGCCACAGGGTACATTACAAAACCTATCACAAGGGAAAAATTGATAGACGAGATGACTCTCTACGGTCTGCTCTGCTAA
- a CDS encoding methyl-accepting chemotaxis protein produces the protein MYKNLSLRNKIMIPVTVVVAAVLAVMMTVLISKVQKISEDSAFKTAEEISYRHGNEIQTKLELAFDSARSLSLVLKTIFEDENGSQNLVLKTMRDFLKANSGLAGVWADINTEVFGKSDQGSFSPYIQPGNNEIQNINDLRGSELGRTLRAAQNSVKDYISRPYNENIAGRETTLISLCIPVRKNGVRIGTIGVDLPVEELAAEAKGLHPFGNGYAVILSSRGVILYHPKKSIIGSKLSEIIGSEKTAKIFDATSVDQPSSLTLTAAATGDKSYFIFTPITAGKTDENFVFAVSAPLDSVLAQSKQIRNLSIMLASGAIILLCLLIFFLAKTIVNPILRGLEFTKLIASGDLRATLNLDQNDEIGQLAGNLNSMGGRLRSVIGEVQQAIMNVAAGSEQLSSSSESLSQGATEQAASVEEVSSAMEQMAANIRQTAQNSRQTEDIAIKSARDAEEGSKAVNDTVSAMREIADKILIIEEIARQTNLLALNAAIEAARAGEHGKGFAVVSSEVRKLAERSGMAATEIKELSANSVGIAENAGNKLNEMVPDIKRTAELVQEISAACNEQNAGSENINKAISELDKVIQQIASSSEEMASSSEELSAQAESLRGSISFFKVENSTGNSNRPQQRRPQTAKLPAGSKKTAAVPKAERKTKESYDSITSSDSGTGINLDLDEDFERF, from the coding sequence GTGTATAAAAATTTAAGCCTGCGAAACAAGATCATGATTCCTGTAACCGTTGTGGTCGCAGCAGTTCTTGCCGTTATGATGACTGTGCTGATTTCAAAAGTTCAGAAAATATCTGAAGATTCCGCCTTCAAAACAGCCGAGGAGATTTCTTACAGACACGGAAATGAGATTCAAACCAAACTTGAACTGGCTTTCGATTCCGCCAGATCATTGTCACTTGTCCTCAAAACCATATTTGAAGATGAGAACGGTTCACAAAATCTGGTTCTAAAAACCATGCGTGATTTTCTAAAAGCCAACTCAGGGCTTGCCGGAGTCTGGGCGGATATTAATACCGAGGTATTTGGTAAATCTGATCAGGGTTCATTTTCTCCATATATACAACCCGGAAATAATGAAATTCAAAATATCAATGATCTGAGAGGATCAGAACTGGGCCGTACTCTAAGAGCTGCCCAAAATTCCGTAAAAGACTACATATCCAGACCATACAATGAAAATATAGCAGGCCGGGAAACAACTTTAATAAGTCTTTGTATACCGGTTAGAAAAAACGGCGTAAGAATCGGGACAATAGGTGTTGATCTCCCGGTTGAGGAATTAGCTGCGGAAGCAAAAGGCCTGCACCCCTTCGGTAACGGATACGCAGTAATACTGAGCAGTCGCGGAGTTATTCTCTATCACCCCAAAAAATCCATAATCGGAAGCAAGTTATCAGAAATCATAGGCTCGGAAAAAACAGCAAAAATTTTTGATGCCACCTCTGTTGACCAGCCCTCCTCACTAACTCTTACTGCTGCCGCAACCGGAGATAAATCATATTTTATCTTCACGCCCATAACAGCAGGAAAAACTGATGAAAACTTTGTTTTTGCAGTCTCCGCCCCGCTTGATTCTGTGCTGGCCCAGTCAAAACAGATTAGAAATCTTTCAATAATGCTCGCTTCAGGAGCCATAATCTTACTTTGTCTGCTTATCTTCTTCCTCGCAAAAACTATTGTGAATCCTATACTCAGAGGCCTTGAATTCACCAAGCTTATAGCTTCTGGAGATCTTAGAGCCACTCTGAACCTCGACCAGAATGATGAAATCGGACAGCTTGCCGGAAATTTGAACAGCATGGGTGGCCGACTGCGCTCAGTTATCGGAGAAGTTCAGCAGGCTATAATGAACGTAGCCGCAGGATCAGAGCAGCTTTCGTCATCATCGGAGAGCCTCTCTCAGGGAGCGACCGAACAGGCAGCCAGTGTTGAAGAAGTTTCCTCTGCAATGGAACAGATGGCTGCAAATATCAGGCAGACAGCCCAGAATTCAAGACAGACTGAAGACATCGCCATAAAATCAGCGCGTGATGCCGAAGAAGGCTCCAAGGCTGTAAATGATACTGTCAGTGCAATGAGAGAAATTGCCGACAAAATACTTATTATTGAAGAAATTGCCCGTCAGACCAACCTTCTTGCTTTAAATGCGGCCATTGAAGCTGCCCGGGCAGGAGAGCACGGCAAAGGTTTTGCGGTTGTTTCTTCCGAAGTACGAAAACTGGCGGAAAGATCAGGAATGGCTGCAACCGAAATAAAGGAACTCTCTGCAAACAGTGTCGGTATTGCCGAAAATGCAGGTAACAAGCTTAATGAAATGGTTCCCGATATCAAACGGACAGCAGAACTGGTGCAGGAAATATCCGCAGCCTGCAATGAACAGAATGCCGGATCTGAAAACATAAACAAAGCCATAAGTGAACTGGATAAAGTAATTCAACAGATAGCTTCATCATCAGAAGAAATGGCCTCATCATCAGAAGAGCTCAGCGCGCAGGCCGAGTCGCTCAGAGGAAGTATATCATTCTTCAAAGTGGAAAATTCTACCGGAAATTCCAACCGCCCACAGCAAAGGCGGCCTCAGACTGCAAAACTTCCGGCAGGCAGTAAAAAGACTGCAGCAGTTCCAAAAGCTGAAAGGAAAACAAAAGAATCCTATGACTCAATCACAAGTTCTGATTCAGGGACAGGAATAAATCTTGATCTGGATGAGGACTTTGAAAGATTCTAA
- a CDS encoding energy-coupling factor ABC transporter ATP-binding protein, which translates to MDDAILSLRNICFGYMGGPRVIENLNFDLLPGMKAALTGHNGSGKTTMLHIMMGLLKPESGEVLFHGKVMKSEKDFRLLRQDVGLLFQQADDQLFSPTVLEDVAFGPLNLGKTAVEAVDISRKTLKELGLEGYEDRVPYRLSGGEKKLVSLATVLSMEPRALILDEPTNDLDPDMRKRLSDILKSLDIAMLIVSHDYDFLESVAESEFVCRDGAIFEK; encoded by the coding sequence GTGGATGATGCAATTTTAAGTCTCAGAAATATATGTTTTGGATATATGGGTGGTCCCAGAGTTATTGAAAATCTTAATTTTGATCTCTTACCGGGAATGAAGGCTGCCTTGACCGGACACAACGGCAGCGGAAAAACCACTATGCTGCATATCATGATGGGCCTGCTTAAGCCTGAATCAGGTGAAGTGCTGTTTCATGGTAAGGTTATGAAATCAGAGAAGGATTTCAGACTGCTGCGTCAGGACGTCGGACTTCTTTTTCAGCAGGCTGATGACCAGCTTTTTTCTCCTACTGTTTTAGAAGACGTTGCTTTCGGGCCGCTCAACCTCGGCAAAACAGCTGTGGAAGCTGTGGATATATCCAGAAAGACTCTAAAAGAGCTTGGCCTTGAAGGTTATGAGGACAGGGTTCCCTACCGCCTTTCAGGCGGTGAAAAGAAACTTGTCTCCCTTGCAACGGTTTTATCCATGGAACCGCGCGCGTTAATTCTTGATGAACCCACCAATGATCTTGACCCTGATATGCGCAAAAGGTTGTCTGATATTTTGAAATCTCTTGATATTGCTATGCTCATTGTCTCCCATGATTACGATTTTCTTGAAAGTGTGGCTGAAAGTGAATTCGTGTGCCGGGACGGCGCAATTTTTGAAAAGTAA
- a CDS encoding tetratricopeptide repeat protein: protein MADEKKSRRLSRRGFLFGGLRKLKERENPNTVSKPIAARELDLELLAEGNVAYENGRYAEAAEKYKTFVRIEPENSDARKRLGHCLYLEGKYIQARVELSRALKILGKDNFSSLYLGLCFCRMGRGSDAVASWKGYFNPNKIEIQREVNLQLAMIETDPETDLAVCADMVEKALSDCSPA, encoded by the coding sequence ATGGCAGATGAAAAAAAATCCCGCAGACTTTCCAGAAGAGGATTCCTTTTCGGGGGACTGCGAAAGCTTAAGGAACGTGAAAATCCCAATACCGTATCGAAGCCTATCGCTGCCCGTGAACTTGACCTTGAGCTGCTGGCCGAGGGCAATGTAGCTTATGAAAACGGCAGATATGCTGAAGCTGCTGAAAAATATAAGACCTTTGTCAGGATTGAACCGGAAAATTCTGATGCCAGAAAACGCCTCGGACATTGCCTGTATCTGGAAGGCAAATATATTCAGGCTCGGGTAGAACTTAGCAGGGCCTTGAAAATTCTTGGCAAAGACAATTTTTCTTCGCTCTATCTGGGGTTATGCTTCTGCCGTATGGGGCGTGGCTCGGACGCCGTTGCCTCATGGAAAGGGTATTTCAATCCTAATAAAATTGAAATCCAGCGTGAAGTAAACCTGCAACTGGCTATGATTGAAACTGATCCTGAAACAGATTTAGCCGTTTGTGCCGATATGGTCGAGAAAGCGTTGTCCGATTGTTCCCCGGCTTAA
- a CDS encoding PLP-dependent aminotransferase family protein, which produces MSMLSTEDEYKYRRVEQAITERIESGELHPGSKLPSLRQISSSLRVSISTVTHAYEEMECKGIIESRPRSGYYVRGEFRRIPTPSISVPATIEPSLVNKGTLIRTSLETVGNDDLLPLGVVCPGRELLPYKRLARIMNGVIRDYSDKMLDYQPIAGNLELRRQIAFRSIDCRSDISPDEIIITTGAMEALYIALRTLTRTGDMVLIQSPTYYCFLQLLETLGLRAVDIPACPEKGISPKDISHAIETFDIKACILSPNFNNPDGSLMPDENKQEIVSMLAKKEIPLVEDDVYGEIFFGSHRPRTFKSWDKTGGVILCSSFSKTIAPGYRIGWLAPGRYMKKAMDIKATTNVACVSPTQMTIAQYLREAHYDRHLRKLRKALKEQMELMRAAIGRHFPAGTKVSNPQGGSVLWVELPEGCDGVDIFFKAREKGIGIVPGTIFSPRDDYSRFIRISTGALWSEKIKAGIKTLGQLAAGKV; this is translated from the coding sequence ATGAGCATGCTTTCAACAGAAGATGAATATAAATACAGGCGGGTCGAACAGGCCATTACAGAAAGAATCGAATCCGGAGAACTGCACCCCGGAAGTAAGCTGCCGTCATTAAGGCAGATCAGTTCATCGTTAAGGGTTTCGATATCCACGGTCACCCATGCCTATGAGGAAATGGAATGCAAAGGCATAATAGAATCACGTCCGAGATCCGGGTATTATGTCCGCGGAGAGTTCAGACGTATTCCTACCCCGTCTATTTCGGTTCCGGCAACTATTGAACCGAGTCTCGTAAATAAAGGTACTCTTATCAGAACTTCGCTGGAAACTGTGGGTAATGATGACCTGCTTCCGCTGGGAGTCGTCTGCCCCGGCAGGGAATTGCTGCCCTACAAAAGACTGGCTAGAATAATGAACGGGGTTATCCGGGACTACAGCGATAAAATGCTCGACTACCAGCCCATCGCGGGCAACCTTGAACTGCGCAGACAGATTGCTTTCCGCTCCATTGACTGCCGCTCCGATATAAGTCCTGATGAAATTATTATCACCACCGGGGCTATGGAAGCCCTTTATATTGCACTGCGGACTCTGACCAGAACCGGAGACATGGTTCTGATTCAGTCACCGACATATTACTGTTTCCTACAGCTTCTGGAAACTCTGGGACTCAGAGCCGTTGATATTCCTGCGTGTCCTGAAAAAGGTATTTCTCCCAAGGATATCAGCCATGCCATAGAGACTTTTGATATCAAAGCCTGCATCCTTTCACCAAACTTCAATAATCCTGACGGCAGCCTGATGCCGGATGAAAACAAGCAGGAAATAGTTTCCATGCTTGCGAAAAAGGAAATTCCTCTGGTGGAAGATGATGTTTACGGAGAAATATTTTTCGGCTCACACCGCCCCAGAACATTTAAGAGCTGGGACAAAACGGGCGGAGTAATTCTTTGTTCTTCGTTTTCTAAAACCATAGCTCCGGGATACAGAATTGGATGGCTTGCTCCGGGGAGGTATATGAAAAAAGCCATGGACATTAAAGCCACAACAAATGTGGCCTGTGTTTCCCCGACCCAGATGACCATAGCCCAGTATCTGCGCGAGGCGCATTACGACCGCCATCTCAGAAAATTAAGAAAGGCTTTAAAAGAACAGATGGAATTGATGAGGGCGGCCATTGGCAGGCATTTCCCGGCCGGGACTAAAGTCAGCAACCCGCAGGGAGGTTCTGTTTTATGGGTTGAACTCCCTGAGGGCTGTGATGGCGTTGATATTTTTTTCAAAGCCAGAGAAAAAGGTATAGGCATAGTACCCGGAACCATTTTTTCACCTAGAGATGACTATTCCCGCTTCATCCGCATAAGTACCGGAGCGTTGTGGTCTGAAAAAATTAAAGCCGGTATAAAAACTCTGGGACAGTTGGCCGCCGGTAAGGTTTAA
- a CDS encoding AzlC family ABC transporter permease has product MESTLTAQNYSKSKSLIYALKQVAPIILGFLPVGFAYGVLARKTGISIDNTLLMSILVFAGSSQFIAVGLLAAGGSFISIVITTFIVNLRHMLMSAALAPYLKKWSKFGILCFGFQLTDETFALHSTRFAAGENSRRETYMINCIAQLAWVFGTGLGIISSTLITDVKPMGLDYALPVMFIALLVAQLKDRSHLLVALGAGVLSTALSLGGVNQWNVIIATLIGATAGVVLSWTRN; this is encoded by the coding sequence GTGGAATCGACTTTAACAGCTCAGAATTACAGTAAAAGTAAAAGCCTGATTTATGCACTTAAACAGGTCGCACCCATTATTCTTGGTTTTCTTCCGGTTGGTTTTGCCTATGGCGTTCTGGCTCGCAAGACAGGGATATCCATAGACAACACCCTGCTCATGTCCATTCTGGTTTTTGCCGGGTCATCTCAGTTTATTGCTGTTGGACTGCTCGCTGCCGGTGGCTCTTTTATCTCCATAGTAATTACCACTTTTATCGTAAATCTTCGTCATATGCTTATGTCTGCCGCGCTTGCCCCTTATCTTAAAAAATGGAGCAAGTTCGGGATACTGTGTTTCGGGTTTCAGCTGACGGATGAAACTTTTGCCCTGCATTCGACACGTTTTGCTGCCGGAGAAAATTCACGCCGTGAAACCTATATGATCAACTGTATAGCCCAGCTGGCATGGGTGTTCGGAACGGGATTGGGAATAATTTCCAGTACGCTCATAACAGATGTTAAACCTATGGGGCTGGATTATGCTCTGCCGGTAATGTTTATAGCTCTTCTTGTAGCCCAGCTTAAAGACCGCTCACATTTGCTTGTAGCTCTTGGAGCAGGGGTTCTTTCTACAGCTTTGAGTCTTGGCGGGGTCAACCAGTGGAATGTGATAATTGCAACTTTAATTGGCGCTACCGCCGGGGTGGTACTCTCATGGACCAGAAATTAA
- a CDS encoding Tex family protein, with protein sequence MTKELIKKTSDILNLPLKSVESTANLLNEGATVPFISRYRKEATGSLDEVAIISIRDTLARLEELEKRRETIITSIEDQDKMDDQLRRKILAAETIAELEDIYLPYRPKRKTRGLMAQEKGLEPLAVKIFAQKCNPLVEAENYISPEKGVENIEQALAGARDIIAEKISEHSAIRQKLRNIFLRRATLSSKVSKGMENEGAKFRDWFDWSEPAAKAPGHRILALLRGEREKVLKISIRPDADYAIDLISKTIVRGNSLASQQVSMALSDSYKRLLAPQMETELRSELLKKAETQAISVFASNLRKILLAAPLGNKRIMALDPGFRTGAKLVCLDAQGQLLHYDNIFPTTSQSKKAEAAETVKKLVAEFSIEAIAIGNGTAGRETESFVKELNLPSDIEIVMVNESGASVYSASEAAREEFPDYDVTVRGAVSIGRRLMDPLAELVKIDPKSIGVGQYQHDVDQNSLKNSLDEVVMSCVNKVGVELNTASSRLLQYVSGLGPVLAKNIIKFRDENGPFKSRKELLKVQRLGPKAFEQSAGFLRIKGAADPLDESAVHPERYKLVAKMAADCGVDVSKLVDSAEARSSIDPNRYISDEVGLPTLKDIISELAKPGRDPREKFSSMHFDESVKEISDLSEGMVLPGIVTNVTAFGAFVDIGVHQDGLVHISQLSDTFIKNPAEFVYAGMNVQVKVLEVDEARKRISLSMKGLHKPQS encoded by the coding sequence ATGACCAAAGAACTGATTAAAAAGACCTCCGATATATTGAACCTTCCGCTGAAAAGCGTTGAATCAACTGCTAATCTTCTGAATGAAGGTGCTACAGTCCCGTTTATTTCACGTTACCGCAAAGAAGCTACAGGCTCACTTGACGAAGTAGCCATCATATCCATCCGTGATACCTTAGCCAGACTGGAAGAACTTGAAAAACGGCGTGAAACTATTATCACCAGCATTGAAGATCAGGATAAAATGGACGATCAGCTGCGCCGGAAAATACTAGCGGCTGAGACAATTGCCGAGCTTGAAGATATTTATCTGCCCTATCGTCCGAAACGTAAAACCAGAGGATTAATGGCTCAGGAAAAAGGTCTGGAGCCGCTTGCAGTTAAAATTTTTGCTCAAAAATGCAATCCGCTGGTAGAAGCTGAAAATTATATTTCTCCTGAAAAAGGCGTCGAGAATATAGAGCAGGCCTTAGCCGGAGCCAGAGATATTATTGCCGAAAAAATAAGTGAACACAGCGCAATCCGCCAGAAATTACGTAATATTTTCCTACGCAGGGCAACTCTTTCATCCAAAGTTTCCAAAGGGATGGAAAATGAGGGCGCAAAGTTCAGAGACTGGTTTGACTGGAGCGAACCGGCTGCAAAAGCTCCCGGACACAGAATTCTCGCACTCCTCAGGGGAGAACGGGAAAAAGTTCTTAAAATTTCAATACGCCCTGACGCCGATTACGCCATCGACCTTATTTCAAAGACTATTGTGCGGGGTAATTCCCTGGCATCACAGCAGGTTTCCATGGCCTTAAGCGACAGCTATAAACGCCTTCTTGCTCCGCAAATGGAAACAGAGCTGAGGTCGGAGCTGCTGAAAAAAGCCGAGACTCAGGCTATTTCGGTCTTTGCATCAAACCTTAGAAAAATTCTGCTGGCAGCACCACTTGGCAATAAACGGATTATGGCACTTGATCCCGGTTTCCGAACCGGAGCCAAACTGGTCTGTCTGGACGCTCAGGGTCAGCTTTTGCATTACGACAATATATTCCCGACCACATCACAGTCCAAAAAAGCCGAAGCCGCTGAAACGGTAAAAAAACTTGTTGCTGAATTTTCTATTGAAGCAATTGCAATCGGTAATGGCACTGCGGGACGTGAAACTGAAAGTTTCGTAAAAGAGCTAAACCTGCCCTCGGATATAGAAATAGTAATGGTTAACGAATCCGGGGCATCTGTATACTCAGCTTCCGAAGCAGCAAGAGAAGAATTCCCGGACTATGATGTCACTGTACGTGGAGCGGTTTCCATCGGGCGCAGGCTAATGGACCCTCTTGCCGAGCTGGTCAAAATTGATCCTAAATCCATCGGAGTCGGGCAATATCAACATGACGTTGATCAGAACAGCCTGAAAAACTCGCTGGATGAAGTGGTTATGTCCTGCGTTAATAAAGTTGGTGTAGAACTCAACACGGCAAGTTCAAGACTGTTGCAGTATGTTTCAGGCCTTGGCCCTGTTCTGGCAAAAAATATAATTAAATTCAGAGATGAAAACGGTCCGTTTAAGTCACGTAAAGAACTGCTCAAAGTTCAGCGGCTGGGACCTAAAGCATTTGAACAGTCCGCTGGTTTTCTGCGTATAAAAGGAGCTGCTGATCCCCTTGATGAAAGTGCAGTCCATCCTGAACGGTATAAACTTGTCGCTAAAATGGCTGCGGACTGCGGTGTTGATGTTTCAAAACTCGTGGATTCCGCTGAAGCCAGGTCATCAATAGATCCCAACCGCTATATTAGTGATGAAGTAGGTCTCCCGACCTTGAAGGATATCATCTCTGAACTGGCAAAGCCCGGACGCGACCCCAGAGAAAAATTCAGTTCGATGCATTTTGATGAATCGGTGAAAGAAATTTCAGATCTCAGTGAAGGTATGGTTCTTCCCGGCATCGTGACCAATGTGACAGCCTTCGGTGCTTTTGTGGATATTGGAGTTCATCAGGACGGACTGGTACACATAAGTCAGTTATCGGACACTTTCATAAAAAATCCGGCTGAATTTGTATACGCCGGTATGAATGTGCAGGTAAAGGTGCTCGAAGTTGACGAAGCTCGGAAAAGAATTTCTCTTAGTATGAAAGGACTTCATAAACCCCAAAGCTAA
- a CDS encoding NAD(P)-dependent oxidoreductase: MKIGWIGTGVMGRSMCLHLIKAGHEAYVYNRTKSKADDLIAAGATWCETPKEVASKADFIFSIVGFPKDVEETILGENGVLAGCSAGKTIIDMTTSKPSLAAKIHSEAAAMGVKALDAPVSGGDLGAQNGTLAIMVGGESDVFEKVLPLFEIMGSTIQLMGAPGAGQHTKMCNQILISGTMIGAVESLLYAQRSGLDKQSVINVIGTGAAGSWTINNLGPRIANKDFDPGFFIKHFVKDMGIALEEARRMNLSLPGLALVNQFYISAMAMGYENLGTQALYKVLENMNSEMPQ, translated from the coding sequence ATGAAAATAGGCTGGATAGGAACAGGTGTCATGGGCCGCTCCATGTGTCTTCACCTTATAAAGGCCGGACACGAAGCTTATGTCTACAACCGCACCAAATCAAAAGCGGATGATCTTATCGCTGCCGGAGCAACTTGGTGCGAGACACCTAAAGAAGTTGCTTCAAAAGCAGATTTCATATTCTCAATTGTCGGCTTCCCTAAAGATGTGGAAGAAACAATCCTTGGAGAAAACGGCGTTCTGGCCGGCTGCTCAGCAGGAAAAACTATTATTGATATGACAACTTCAAAACCTTCACTTGCCGCAAAAATTCATTCTGAAGCAGCAGCTATGGGTGTTAAGGCTCTTGATGCACCTGTATCAGGTGGAGATCTCGGTGCGCAGAATGGAACTCTGGCCATCATGGTCGGCGGTGAAAGCGATGTTTTTGAAAAGGTTCTGCCTCTTTTTGAAATCATGGGCAGCACAATCCAGCTTATGGGTGCTCCCGGAGCAGGACAGCACACAAAAATGTGCAATCAGATACTGATCTCCGGAACAATGATCGGTGCGGTGGAATCCCTGCTCTACGCTCAACGCTCCGGCCTTGATAAGCAGAGTGTAATTAATGTTATCGGAACAGGTGCGGCAGGCTCATGGACCATCAACAACCTTGGGCCTAGAATTGCCAACAAGGATTTTGATCCGGGCTTCTTTATCAAACATTTTGTTAAAGACATGGGTATAGCACTCGAAGAAGCACGTAGAATGAATTTATCACTTCCCGGGCTGGCACTTGTTAACCAGTTCTACATTTCCGCAATGGCAATGGGATATGAAAATCTCGGAACACAGGCTTTGTATAAAGTTCTGGAAAACATGAACTCTGAAATGCCTCAATAA
- a CDS encoding AzlD domain-containing protein yields MDQKLILLTIVGMMVVTYVPRFLPALALSSRNLPPVLTRWLSYVPSAVLSALLFPSLLIHEGALDFSFSNLFLWAAIPSFAVMFLTRSFFGTVATGMVVVAAVRYFIS; encoded by the coding sequence ATGGACCAGAAATTAATTCTGCTGACAATCGTGGGTATGATGGTTGTAACTTACGTTCCACGTTTTTTACCAGCGCTGGCTTTATCTTCGCGCAATCTACCGCCTGTGCTCACCCGCTGGTTGAGCTATGTTCCTTCAGCTGTGCTGTCAGCTCTGCTTTTCCCTTCACTGCTTATCCATGAGGGAGCACTCGATTTCAGTTTTTCAAATCTTTTTTTATGGGCAGCGATACCATCGTTTGCGGTAATGTTTTTAACCAGAAGTTTTTTCGGCACTGTAGCTACAGGAATGGTCGTTGTGGCCGCAGTCCGTTACTTTATTTCCTAG